A DNA window from Acetilactobacillus jinshanensis contains the following coding sequences:
- the coaBC gene encoding bifunctional phosphopantothenoylcysteine decarboxylase/phosphopantothenate--cysteine ligase CoaBC → MDHMNIAVYVTGSVACYKTLILIRMLKRRGANVRIIMSNGAQQFIKPLPFQALSGHSVIREQAVNPSTHGIPHVDLARWTDVAIIMPATANVIAKMANGIADGIVSTCLLATSAPKIIVPAMNNLMFINPATQRNLRLLKGYPNYYQWGPTYGKLAEGYPGKGRMIEPKQVINKLGQLLNRHQFLHGLRLLVTAGGTEEPIDPVRFITNGSSGKMGYAVAERAHQMGADVTLISGHANIPVPSGIKVIKVQTTEDMGHAVLDQYPKADALVMSAALADFEPVHMADQKIKKGPSSHHMILKLKRTPDVLKRVAKIKKSGQLTIGFAAETQNLIDNATHKLKAKKLDLIVANDVSNPKIGFGGDNNQVTFIDRNGHQQKTPVESKLKVADQLLKIIAKLKG, encoded by the coding sequence ATGGACCATATGAATATTGCAGTTTATGTAACGGGCAGTGTTGCGTGCTATAAAACGTTAATTCTGATTAGAATGTTAAAACGGCGTGGTGCTAACGTTAGGATAATTATGAGTAATGGTGCTCAGCAATTTATCAAACCGTTACCGTTTCAGGCGTTATCGGGACATTCGGTAATTCGCGAACAAGCTGTAAACCCGTCAACCCACGGAATTCCACACGTTGATTTAGCGCGATGGACTGACGTTGCTATCATAATGCCAGCTACCGCAAACGTAATTGCTAAAATGGCGAACGGAATTGCTGACGGCATCGTTAGCACCTGTTTATTAGCAACTTCCGCTCCAAAAATTATTGTTCCAGCAATGAACAATTTAATGTTTATTAATCCAGCTACTCAACGGAACTTACGTTTATTAAAGGGCTATCCCAATTATTATCAATGGGGCCCGACGTACGGTAAACTAGCGGAAGGTTACCCTGGTAAGGGTCGAATGATTGAACCCAAACAAGTGATTAATAAATTAGGTCAATTATTAAATCGTCATCAGTTTTTACATGGCTTGCGTTTATTAGTAACCGCAGGTGGCACCGAAGAACCCATTGATCCGGTTCGTTTTATCACCAACGGTTCCAGTGGCAAAATGGGCTATGCGGTTGCTGAAAGGGCTCATCAAATGGGTGCTGATGTAACGTTGATTAGTGGGCATGCTAATATCCCTGTTCCTAGCGGGATAAAAGTGATTAAAGTCCAAACTACCGAAGATATGGGACATGCTGTTTTGGATCAGTATCCAAAAGCGGATGCTTTGGTAATGTCGGCTGCGTTAGCTGATTTTGAGCCTGTTCATATGGCTGATCAGAAAATTAAAAAGGGTCCGTCGAGTCATCATATGATCTTAAAATTGAAACGGACTCCAGACGTACTAAAGCGAGTGGCTAAAATTAAAAAGTCTGGTCAATTAACGATTGGCTTTGCTGCGGAAACTCAGAATTTAATTGATAATGCAACCCATAAATTAAAGGCTAAAAAATTGGATTTAATTGTTGCTAACGATGTGTCTAATCCAAAGATTGGTTTTGGTGGCGATAATAATCAGGTTACGTTTATTGACCGAAATGGTCATCAACAAAAAACGCCCGTTGAATCAAAATTAAAGGTTGCCGATCAGTTATTGAAGATTATTGCTAAGTTAAAGGGATGA
- a CDS encoding TlyA family RNA methyltransferase, with product MKDKERVDVLLVKQGLFSSREKAKRAVMAGQILGKNNMRLDKPGTKIPASTHLHFKGKKMPYVSRGGLKLAKALNVFHISVKGKVVLDIGSSTGGFTDVMLQNGAKRSYALDVGTNQLVWKLRTDPRVIVMEHTNFRYSKPSDFKKGQPEFASIDVSFISLKLILPPLKPIIKPGGEVVALIKPQFEAGRDKVGKHGIVRDHSVHVQVIKNVIGYAMHSGFSVLGLSFSPIEGGKGNVEFLIHLKSAAVPKLNPAISIDKTIDAARKQFDINN from the coding sequence ATGAAAGATAAAGAACGTGTTGACGTTTTATTAGTTAAACAAGGACTGTTCAGCAGTCGAGAAAAGGCTAAACGAGCTGTAATGGCCGGCCAAATCTTAGGTAAAAATAATATGCGACTGGATAAGCCGGGAACTAAGATTCCCGCTAGTACGCATCTGCATTTTAAAGGTAAAAAGATGCCGTACGTTAGTCGTGGTGGTCTGAAATTAGCGAAAGCCTTAAATGTATTTCACATCAGTGTAAAAGGCAAAGTCGTCCTGGATATTGGCTCATCAACCGGTGGCTTTACCGATGTAATGCTACAGAACGGTGCCAAACGAAGTTATGCCCTTGATGTGGGTACCAACCAGTTAGTATGGAAATTACGAACGGATCCCAGGGTTATCGTTATGGAACACACTAACTTTAGGTACAGTAAACCAAGTGATTTTAAGAAGGGTCAGCCAGAATTCGCGTCAATTGATGTTTCATTCATTTCATTAAAGCTGATCTTGCCACCGTTAAAGCCCATTATTAAGCCTGGTGGTGAAGTAGTTGCCTTAATCAAACCCCAGTTTGAAGCCGGCCGTGACAAAGTTGGTAAGCATGGGATCGTCCGTGATCATAGTGTTCACGTTCAGGTGATTAAGAACGTCATCGGTTACGCTATGCATTCTGGATTTTCCGTATTAGGCTTAAGTTTCTCACCAATTGAAGGTGGCAAGGGTAACGTTGAATTCTTAATTCATTTAAAGTCCGCAGCAGTACCGAAGCTAAATCCAGCCATTTCAATTGATAAAACAATTGACGCCGCTAGAAAGCAGTTTGACATCAACAATTAG
- a CDS encoding exodeoxyribonuclease VII small subunit: MPKKKVSFEDNLQKLETIVNQLESGDVPLDKALDQFKDGVKLSNKLQSTLSNAENTLTKMMTNDGKEVPYDRDKNGQDVNNSVGGNQGNDQR; this comes from the coding sequence ATGCCAAAGAAAAAAGTAAGCTTTGAAGATAATTTACAAAAGTTAGAAACCATCGTCAACCAACTTGAAAGCGGCGACGTTCCGTTAGATAAGGCCTTAGATCAGTTTAAAGATGGCGTCAAGTTAAGCAATAAACTTCAGAGTACCTTATCCAATGCTGAAAATACTTTAACTAAAATGATGACTAACGATGGTAAGGAAGTCCCTTACGACCGTGATAAGAACGGTCAAGATGTTAATAATAGTGTTGGTGGCAACCAGGGAAATGACCAGCGATGA
- the priA gene encoding primosomal protein N', giving the protein MQTDVPFTYSIPQSLLDRIKPGMRVIVPFGNGGRKIQGFVIGFTDHSKYRLKPISAVMDLTPVVDDELLQLSKWLAKTTFSFRISCLQTMLPSVMKAKYAKRATLLKPINDPKVKQLFDHQASLTYRPNKLTPDQQALIYQLRQRGLIKVTYLVKNQARSEMVNAFTSRLPVARIKYLLKAISTRNVGQVTLLRFLLEHPTGTYKIAEVTKYRQHLSSSVINQAAKKGWLKKLKVRKYRNPYKQPVKKNHPFKLNSDQWHAVNQIDSSIVNDQFAVYLLEGVTGSGKTEVYLQAISKALQQGKTALMLVPEISLTPQMVTWVKGRFGDLVAILHSGLSSGEKYDEWQRIQSGNAKVVVGARSAIFAPLKNLGIIIMDEEHDTSYKQEDTPRYQTRSVAKWRGKYYHCPVVLGSATPSLESRARATKHVYHLLRLPHRINHQALPTVHIVDMRKEIMKHHGINYSSALLDAIKLRLKRHEQVVLMLNRRGYSNFVMCRNCGYVPKCPNCDISLTFHWHSHSLRCHYCGHEEPIPRTCPKCGSRKIRYLGTGTEQAELELKRFIPGIKIVRMDVDTTSRKGAHARLLHEFGSGYANVLLGTQMIAKGLDFPNVTLVGVLNADTSLMLPDFRSEERTFQLLTQVSGRAGRAKKKGEVFIQTFNPDNYAIRLAQQQNYERFYLIEMTRRHALNYPPYYYSVRLTASSKNRRLAIASMASIKQYLQTRLSPQTIILGPAPSAITRIKQRYYFQMVIKYKHEPNLQETLDYILNHYQIGVRNGLFISIDPNPVNFM; this is encoded by the coding sequence ATGCAGACGGACGTTCCGTTTACATATTCCATTCCTCAATCACTATTAGACCGGATTAAACCTGGAATGAGGGTAATCGTCCCGTTTGGTAACGGTGGTCGTAAAATTCAGGGCTTTGTGATTGGTTTTACTGACCACAGTAAATATCGGTTGAAGCCGATTAGTGCCGTCATGGATTTAACACCGGTTGTCGATGATGAATTGCTTCAGCTCTCAAAATGGTTAGCTAAAACTACGTTCTCGTTTCGGATTAGTTGTCTCCAAACGATGCTGCCGAGCGTAATGAAGGCTAAATACGCTAAACGAGCAACTTTACTAAAGCCAATTAATGATCCCAAGGTTAAGCAATTATTTGATCATCAGGCTAGCCTAACGTATCGACCTAATAAATTAACGCCTGATCAACAAGCTTTGATTTACCAACTACGACAACGGGGCTTAATAAAGGTTACGTATTTAGTTAAAAATCAAGCCCGTTCCGAAATGGTGAATGCGTTTACCAGTCGATTACCAGTAGCTAGAATTAAATACCTCTTAAAAGCTATATCGACACGTAACGTTGGCCAGGTCACATTACTCCGGTTTCTGTTAGAACATCCCACAGGAACTTACAAAATCGCTGAAGTGACGAAATATCGTCAGCATTTAAGTTCTTCAGTTATTAATCAGGCCGCTAAAAAAGGCTGGCTCAAGAAATTAAAGGTTCGAAAATACCGCAATCCCTATAAACAACCGGTAAAGAAGAACCACCCCTTCAAATTAAATTCTGATCAATGGCATGCCGTTAATCAGATTGATTCATCAATCGTTAATGACCAATTTGCCGTTTATCTATTGGAAGGAGTCACGGGATCCGGTAAGACTGAAGTATATTTACAGGCCATCAGTAAGGCTTTACAGCAGGGTAAGACCGCTCTGATGTTAGTGCCTGAGATCTCGTTGACACCCCAGATGGTTACCTGGGTCAAAGGTCGTTTCGGTGATTTAGTTGCCATTTTACACAGTGGCTTGTCATCCGGTGAAAAGTATGACGAATGGCAACGGATTCAAAGTGGTAACGCCAAAGTGGTTGTCGGTGCCCGTTCCGCAATTTTTGCGCCCCTTAAGAATTTAGGGATCATCATTATGGATGAGGAACATGACACCAGTTATAAACAGGAAGATACACCACGATATCAGACCCGTTCGGTCGCCAAATGGCGTGGTAAGTATTATCACTGTCCGGTCGTTTTAGGCAGTGCAACGCCATCGTTAGAATCCCGGGCCCGAGCCACCAAGCACGTCTATCATTTATTGAGATTGCCGCACCGAATTAATCATCAAGCGTTACCGACCGTCCACATCGTTGATATGCGAAAAGAAATCATGAAACATCACGGCATTAATTATTCATCGGCTTTATTAGACGCCATTAAATTGCGTTTAAAGCGTCATGAACAAGTGGTCTTGATGCTAAATCGTCGGGGGTATTCTAATTTCGTGATGTGCAGAAACTGTGGTTACGTTCCAAAGTGCCCAAATTGTGACATCTCGCTAACGTTTCATTGGCATTCACATAGTTTACGTTGTCATTATTGTGGCCATGAAGAACCGATTCCAAGAACCTGTCCAAAGTGCGGAAGCCGTAAAATCAGGTATTTAGGTACTGGAACTGAGCAGGCTGAATTAGAATTAAAACGTTTTATTCCAGGAATTAAGATCGTTCGCATGGATGTAGACACCACTTCTAGAAAGGGTGCGCACGCTAGATTACTTCATGAGTTTGGTTCAGGATACGCCAACGTGTTGTTAGGGACTCAGATGATTGCGAAAGGGCTTGATTTTCCAAACGTCACGTTAGTTGGCGTTCTTAATGCAGATACGTCACTGATGTTACCAGATTTTCGGTCCGAAGAACGAACGTTTCAGTTGTTAACTCAGGTGAGTGGTCGTGCTGGTCGAGCCAAGAAAAAGGGTGAAGTCTTTATTCAGACCTTTAATCCTGATAATTACGCAATTCGATTGGCTCAGCAGCAGAATTACGAACGCTTTTATCTAATTGAGATGACCCGTCGTCACGCGTTGAATTATCCACCGTATTACTACAGTGTTCGGTTAACTGCCAGTTCGAAGAACCGTCGATTAGCAATTGCCAGTATGGCGTCGATTAAGCAATACTTGCAGACTCGGTTATCACCTCAGACCATTATTTTAGGTCCCGCACCGAGCGCCATCACGAGAATTAAGCAGAGGTATTACTTCCAAATGGTGATAAAATATAAACATGAACCCAATTTGCAGGAAACGCTGGATTATATATTAAATCACTATCAGATTGGCGTTAGAAACGGATTATTTATTTCGATCGATCCAAATCCTGTGAATTTTATGTAA
- a CDS encoding polyprenyl synthetase family protein, with protein MSKDPRLAKFESMYHPKINQYLKDNLKKDVDQKTLNQAMNFSVLAGGKRLRPMLTLATLKTLGAKLTPAKMKATCALELLHTYSLIHDDLPAMDDDGLRRHKPTSHAVFGAGMATLAGDGLLTLAFQWLVDNSLSVDTKVKLVDGLSKAAGPSGMVSGQASDIEFEDHQLPLSRLKVLHRHKTGALIHYAVQAGLIMGHAKKELVKPLLRFADCFGLAFQIYDDILDVVGSEVELGKPVGQDSGKNTYPNLLGLVGAYDQLEAVLDHGRRDLDDLNRKSSIDTGLLKSFFSYFQVKRRNRRR; from the coding sequence ATGAGTAAGGATCCACGTTTAGCTAAGTTTGAGTCCATGTATCATCCTAAAATTAACCAATATTTAAAGGATAATTTAAAAAAGGATGTTGATCAGAAGACCTTAAATCAAGCCATGAATTTCTCAGTCTTAGCCGGTGGTAAAAGGTTACGACCGATGTTAACTTTAGCGACCTTAAAGACGTTAGGCGCTAAATTAACTCCGGCTAAGATGAAGGCCACTTGCGCTTTAGAATTACTTCACACCTATTCTTTGATCCATGATGATCTGCCAGCAATGGACGATGATGGCTTACGTCGGCATAAACCGACTAGCCATGCCGTCTTTGGTGCTGGAATGGCTACGTTAGCTGGGGATGGCTTATTAACGTTAGCTTTTCAGTGGCTAGTTGATAATTCGTTATCAGTTGACACCAAAGTTAAGTTAGTTGATGGCTTATCTAAAGCTGCTGGACCGAGCGGCATGGTATCCGGTCAGGCTAGCGATATTGAATTTGAAGATCATCAGTTACCATTAAGCCGTTTAAAAGTTTTACATCGGCATAAAACGGGTGCTTTAATTCATTATGCGGTTCAGGCCGGTTTAATCATGGGTCATGCAAAAAAAGAGTTGGTTAAGCCATTGTTACGCTTTGCGGATTGTTTTGGTTTAGCTTTCCAAATCTATGATGATATTTTAGATGTCGTGGGGAGCGAAGTTGAACTTGGTAAGCCCGTCGGTCAGGATTCTGGTAAGAACACTTACCCAAATTTATTGGGCTTAGTCGGAGCTTATGATCAATTAGAAGCAGTTCTTGATCATGGTCGACGTGATCTAGATGATTTGAATCGTAAATCATCAATTGATACCGGATTATTAAAATCCTTTTTTAGTTATTTTCAAGTTAAGAGACGCAATCGTCGGAGATAA
- the recN gene encoding DNA repair protein RecN: MIQELDIQNLAIIDHLRISFSSGMTVLTGETGAGKSIIIDALNLLTGSRGSKRYIRTGCKKLVLQGLFVFPKNSSAYRILDQLGIDHSDGSVIIQREIYRNGRNLCRINGLLVNTSALRKLGSRIVDIQGQDAHQTLMDPATHLRLLDAFDKKHIQPVLDKYQRYYARYQKLTKLVHERTANQQEWAQHIDMLKFQSHDIKKANLKPNEDETLTNKKNLLKNYQNISTALQKSYEYINGNDSYSPLDMIGSAMNTMQNISQYGDNFKKIQQQLANAYYDLQDVANTISDQLESQTFDEDELNRIESRLDLIDQLKHKYGNSIDKILMYYSRITEELNKLQTNKNSGESVTSRLKKCKDHLQKYGQQLSVLRHQIATKLEKRIKRQLKDLYMGQAIFKVHFENTDDFHSYGTQKIEFYVRTNPGEKLLPLASSASGGELSRIMLALKTVFAKVQNVSTIVFDEIDTGVSGRVAQAIADKMVMISRHAQVLCITHLPQVAAMSDHHFLVKKHVSKNQTSTRLKRLSHQGKIDELARMLAGTKVTKLALEHASELLKLADQAKQKISFTG, encoded by the coding sequence TTGATCCAAGAGTTAGATATTCAAAACTTAGCAATTATCGATCACCTTAGGATTAGTTTCTCGTCAGGGATGACGGTTCTAACTGGTGAAACTGGTGCCGGTAAATCCATTATCATTGATGCCTTGAATTTACTTACTGGTAGTCGGGGCTCGAAACGGTACATTCGAACTGGTTGCAAAAAACTGGTTCTTCAGGGACTGTTCGTCTTTCCTAAAAATTCATCTGCTTATCGTATTTTGGATCAGTTAGGAATTGATCATAGTGACGGCAGCGTTATCATTCAACGTGAAATTTACCGGAACGGTCGTAACCTATGCCGAATTAACGGTTTGTTAGTGAACACTAGTGCTCTGCGTAAACTAGGTAGTCGAATCGTTGATATTCAGGGTCAGGATGCTCATCAGACTTTAATGGATCCGGCGACTCACTTAAGGCTCTTAGATGCTTTTGATAAGAAGCATATCCAGCCGGTCCTTGATAAATATCAGCGCTATTACGCTCGTTACCAGAAATTAACGAAATTGGTTCACGAAAGAACCGCTAATCAGCAGGAGTGGGCTCAACACATTGACATGCTAAAGTTCCAGAGTCATGACATCAAAAAGGCTAATTTAAAACCGAATGAAGACGAAACGCTAACTAATAAAAAGAATTTATTAAAGAATTATCAGAACATTAGCACTGCCTTGCAGAAAAGCTATGAGTACATTAATGGCAATGATTCTTATTCACCGTTAGACATGATTGGTAGTGCCATGAACACCATGCAAAACATTAGTCAGTATGGTGATAACTTTAAGAAAATTCAACAGCAGTTAGCGAATGCCTATTATGATCTCCAAGACGTCGCCAATACCATTTCTGATCAATTGGAATCCCAGACGTTTGACGAAGACGAGTTAAATCGAATCGAAAGCCGTTTGGATTTGATTGATCAATTAAAGCACAAGTATGGTAATTCCATTGATAAGATTTTGATGTATTACTCTCGGATTACCGAAGAATTGAACAAGCTGCAGACCAATAAAAACAGTGGCGAAAGCGTTACTAGCCGGTTGAAGAAATGTAAAGACCATCTCCAAAAATATGGTCAGCAACTTAGTGTGCTCCGTCATCAGATTGCAACTAAATTAGAAAAGCGAATTAAACGTCAGCTCAAAGATCTTTACATGGGTCAAGCGATTTTTAAAGTTCATTTTGAAAACACTGATGATTTTCATTCGTATGGTACCCAGAAGATTGAATTTTACGTTCGAACTAACCCTGGTGAAAAATTGTTGCCGTTAGCCAGCAGTGCTTCCGGTGGTGAACTTTCCAGGATCATGTTAGCTTTGAAGACCGTCTTTGCTAAGGTTCAAAACGTTAGTACAATCGTCTTTGATGAAATTGATACTGGTGTTAGTGGTCGGGTTGCTCAGGCAATCGCTGATAAAATGGTCATGATTTCACGACATGCTCAAGTACTTTGCATTACTCATTTACCACAGGTTGCCGCAATGAGCGATCATCATTTCTTGGTAAAGAAGCACGTTAGCAAGAATCAGACTAGTACCCGGCTGAAGAGATTAAGTCATCAAGGTAAAATTGATGAACTCGCTCGAATGTTAGCCGGAACTAAAGTGACGAAATTAGCTCTGGAACACGCAAGCGAATTATTGAAACTAGCGGATCAGGCTAAGCAAAAAATTAGTTTTACTGGTTGA
- the rpoZ gene encoding DNA-directed RNA polymerase subunit omega → MLMYPTIDKLLEKVPSYYSLTILASKRAKQLDAGAKPLLKHYHSKKNVGKAFEEIAAGKLKIDHNK, encoded by the coding sequence ATGTTAATGTATCCAACCATTGATAAATTACTAGAAAAGGTTCCATCTTATTATTCATTAACAATTTTAGCCAGTAAACGTGCTAAACAGTTAGATGCTGGTGCTAAGCCGTTATTAAAGCATTATCATTCTAAGAAAAACGTTGGTAAAGCCTTTGAAGAAATCGCTGCCGGCAAATTAAAGATCGATCATAATAAGTAA
- the fmt gene encoding methionyl-tRNA formyltransferase, with translation MPSVVVMGTPQFCVPVLKGLVDKKYQVKALVTQPDEPVGRKHRLTPPPAKVAAQKLGIPVLQPKKLGGSPEMAKVMQMKPDFIVTAAYGQFLPTKLLKSAKVGAINVHGSLLPKYRGGAPIQRAIMNGDQETGVTIMYMVKKMDAGNIIAQKPLPITPVDDAGSIFRKLSLVGRDLLLETMPKLVNHTAKSIPQDSKQVVFAPVIKHSETKLDFSKSAKAIDCHVRGLRPDPGAYMMMGKKRVKVWKTTPLDQDTKYPAGTIAIKTKHQLAIATGDHKMIAIDELQPAGKSKQKITDYLNGAGQKLKVGEQVIK, from the coding sequence ATGCCGTCAGTAGTTGTAATGGGAACGCCTCAATTTTGTGTTCCTGTTTTAAAAGGTTTAGTTGATAAAAAATATCAGGTTAAGGCGTTAGTTACTCAGCCTGATGAACCAGTCGGCCGTAAACATCGATTAACACCACCACCTGCCAAAGTGGCTGCACAAAAACTAGGAATCCCAGTCCTTCAGCCCAAGAAATTAGGTGGCAGTCCTGAAATGGCAAAGGTAATGCAGATGAAGCCTGATTTCATCGTTACCGCCGCTTATGGCCAGTTCTTACCGACTAAGTTATTGAAGTCTGCTAAGGTGGGCGCAATTAACGTTCATGGATCACTATTACCTAAGTATCGTGGTGGTGCACCGATTCAGCGAGCCATTATGAATGGTGATCAAGAAACTGGTGTCACGATCATGTACATGGTTAAGAAGATGGATGCCGGAAACATTATTGCGCAGAAGCCGTTGCCGATTACACCTGTTGACGATGCCGGTTCGATCTTTAGGAAATTAAGTTTAGTTGGTCGTGATTTACTTCTAGAAACGATGCCAAAGTTAGTCAACCATACGGCTAAATCAATTCCGCAGGATTCGAAACAAGTTGTCTTTGCACCTGTTATCAAGCATTCTGAAACTAAATTAGACTTTAGTAAGTCGGCAAAGGCGATTGATTGTCATGTTCGTGGCTTACGACCGGATCCTGGTGCTTACATGATGATGGGCAAGAAACGGGTTAAAGTCTGGAAGACAACCCCGTTAGATCAAGATACTAAATATCCAGCAGGTACGATTGCCATAAAGACCAAGCATCAGTTGGCGATTGCTACGGGTGATCACAAGATGATTGCAATCGATGAATTACAGCCCGCTGGAAAATCAAAACAGAAAATTACCGATTACCTAAATGGTGCCGGTCAAAAGCTTAAAGTTGGGGAGCAAGTTATTAAATAA
- the gmk gene encoding guanylate kinase, translated as MSKRGMLIVLSGPSGVGKGTVRKALFNKSNVDFKYSISMTTRKPRPGEKNGKDYFFVTKDQFKQHIRKGEMLEYAQYVDNYYGTPLPYVNKMRDEGHDVFLEIEVNGAMQIRSKCPDGVFIFLTPPSIPALKKRLIGRGTESMPVIDKRIEKAKREIPMMRNYDYVVLNDKVSKAVEKIMTIIRSERLRVNRVMPDYLAKLGDDK; from the coding sequence ATGTCTAAAAGAGGGATGCTAATCGTCTTATCAGGACCATCTGGTGTTGGTAAGGGGACCGTTCGTAAGGCTTTATTCAATAAGTCTAACGTTGATTTTAAATATTCCATCTCGATGACGACTCGAAAGCCGCGTCCTGGTGAAAAAAATGGCAAAGATTATTTCTTTGTTACCAAAGATCAATTTAAGCAACATATCCGTAAGGGTGAAATGTTAGAATACGCCCAATACGTTGATAATTATTATGGGACACCGTTACCGTACGTTAACAAGATGCGGGACGAGGGCCATGATGTCTTCTTAGAAATTGAAGTTAACGGTGCAATGCAAATTCGTTCTAAATGTCCAGATGGCGTCTTTATTTTCTTGACTCCGCCTAGCATACCGGCATTAAAAAAACGGTTAATAGGTCGAGGCACCGAAAGTATGCCTGTCATTGATAAACGCATTGAAAAGGCTAAACGAGAAATCCCGATGATGCGTAACTATGATTACGTCGTTTTAAACGATAAAGTTTCAAAAGCCGTTGAAAAAATCATGACGATTATTAGAAGTGAAAGACTACGGGTTAATCGTGTGATGCCCGATTATTTAGCTAAGTTAGGAGACGACAAGTAA